Proteins from a single region of Shinella zoogloeoides:
- a CDS encoding LacI family transcriptional regulator, which produces MTGLAITTVSRALGNAPQISEATRRRVHEVAAEIGYLPDRAAQRLKTGRTNVISVLLDPHEEILGFGTSIMHGLARALQATPYHLIVTPNFLDGSNVDAVNYIIRNGMADGLIFSRTEPFDPRVRLLLENGFPFVTHGRTEFSTPHAFVDYDNFAFAYEATKRLIAKGRRKVTIILPPRRLTFHQHMLHGFMTAVREAGVAYEIPDTLDLDSPADTIRDTMRRRSGEPDPPDGITCPGEVSALATITGMSDNGFSLGVEYDIVGKQTSRLLSQIQPKVETIHEDLPAAGEAMGRLLLRRIAGEPVEELTLLQSPQFSFPTP; this is translated from the coding sequence ATGACGGGACTTGCCATCACCACGGTTTCCCGTGCGCTCGGCAATGCGCCGCAGATTTCCGAGGCGACGCGCCGCCGGGTGCACGAGGTCGCCGCCGAGATCGGCTACCTGCCGGACCGCGCGGCCCAGCGCCTCAAGACCGGCCGCACCAATGTCATTTCCGTGCTGCTCGACCCGCACGAGGAAATCCTCGGCTTCGGCACGTCCATCATGCATGGCCTTGCCCGCGCCCTGCAGGCGACGCCCTACCATCTCATCGTCACGCCGAATTTCCTCGACGGCAGCAATGTCGATGCGGTCAACTACATCATCCGCAACGGCATGGCCGACGGCCTGATCTTCTCGCGCACCGAGCCGTTCGATCCGCGCGTGCGGCTGCTTCTGGAAAACGGCTTTCCCTTCGTGACCCACGGCCGCACGGAATTCTCCACCCCGCATGCCTTCGTCGACTACGACAATTTCGCCTTCGCCTACGAGGCGACGAAGCGCCTGATCGCCAAGGGCCGGCGCAAGGTGACGATCATCCTGCCGCCGAGGCGCCTGACCTTCCACCAGCACATGCTGCACGGCTTCATGACCGCCGTGCGCGAGGCCGGCGTCGCCTACGAGATTCCCGATACGCTCGACCTCGACAGCCCAGCCGATACGATCCGAGACACCATGCGCCGTCGCAGCGGCGAGCCCGACCCGCCGGATGGCATTACCTGTCCCGGCGAGGTTTCCGCGCTCGCCACCATTACCGGCATGAGCGACAACGGCTTTTCGCTCGGTGTCGAATATGACATCGTCGGCAAGCAGACCTCGCGCCTGCTCAGCCAGATCCAGCCGAAGGTCGAGACCATCCACGAGGACCTGCCGGCGGCAGGCGAGGCCATGGGCCGGCTGCTGCTGCGGCGCATCGCCGGCGAGCCGGTGGAAGAACTCACCCTGCTGCAGAGCCCACAATTCAGCTTCCCGACGCCCTGA
- a CDS encoding enoyl-CoA hydratase/isomerase family protein produces MAEPRIRIDIDGPVATITVARPEKLNAFDIDMLKELSAACDTVEANASVRVAILTGEGKAFSAGGDIRAWAGMEANEFGHAWVRFGHRVFERLATLRMPLVAAVNGHALGGGLELAAAADIRIAETQVKIGLPEAGLGMVPGWSGTQRLVKRFGAQAVRRMLLGGEVLTAAEAATLGIVDQVVETGTAVEAARAYAARIAARGPAATEISKLMIAVANGEDNGAAVEALGSILVAKTGDLKEGVAAFTGKRPADFKGEW; encoded by the coding sequence ATGGCTGAGCCGCGCATCCGCATCGACATCGACGGCCCTGTCGCGACGATCACCGTCGCACGGCCGGAAAAGCTGAACGCCTTCGACATCGACATGCTGAAGGAGCTTTCCGCCGCCTGCGATACGGTGGAAGCCAATGCCAGCGTGCGCGTCGCCATCCTCACCGGCGAGGGCAAGGCCTTTTCCGCCGGCGGCGATATCCGCGCCTGGGCGGGCATGGAAGCCAATGAATTCGGCCATGCCTGGGTGCGCTTCGGCCACCGCGTCTTCGAACGGCTGGCGACGTTGCGCATGCCGCTGGTCGCCGCCGTCAACGGCCATGCGCTGGGCGGCGGGCTGGAACTGGCCGCCGCCGCCGATATCCGCATCGCCGAGACGCAGGTGAAGATCGGCCTGCCGGAAGCCGGTCTCGGCATGGTGCCCGGCTGGTCCGGCACGCAGCGGCTGGTGAAACGTTTTGGTGCGCAGGCGGTGCGACGCATGCTGCTCGGCGGCGAGGTGCTGACGGCGGCGGAGGCGGCAACGCTCGGCATTGTCGATCAGGTCGTGGAAACGGGCACGGCGGTCGAGGCCGCAAGGGCCTATGCGGCGCGCATCGCGGCGCGCGGACCGGCGGCGACGGAGATTTCCAAGCTGATGATTGCCGTGGCAAACGGCGAGGACAACGGCGCGGCGGTGGAAGCCCTCGGCTCCATCCTCGTCGCCAAGACCGGGGACCTCAAGGAAGGCGTCGCCGCCTTCACGGGAAAACGCCCCGCAGACTTCAAGGGAGAATGGTGA
- a CDS encoding aldehyde dehydrogenase family protein, translating into MTAHVKPKAIDNFKVRDFRMLIDGVWTEGSGNALERVAPGHGVVVSRYPAGTKADAERAIAAARKAFDDGPWPRMTGAERSNILLKAADLIAAKADELAFLDCIESGKPISQAKGELGGAADIWRYAAALARDLHGESYNTLGEGTLGVVLREAIGVVSIITPWNFPFLIVSQKLPFALAAGCTTVVKPSELTSGSTLLLGEILIEAGVPAGVVNIVTGTGPEVGAPMTTHPDVDMVSFTGSTGVGRLTMANAAQTLKKVSLELGGKNPQIVFPDANLDEFIDAAVFGAYFNAGECCNAGSRLILHKSIAAEVTARVAELAKKVKVGDPLDPTTQVGAIITPQHLEKIGSYVDGAAKAGASVALGGAALDLGLGQFMAPTILSGVKPDMAVAREEVFGPVLSVLTFETTDEAIRIANAIDYGLSAGVWSRDFDTCLSIGRKVRAGTIWMNTFMDGASELPFGGYRQSGLGRELGRHAVEDYTETKTLNMHMGVRTGWWMPR; encoded by the coding sequence ATGACCGCGCATGTGAAACCCAAGGCGATCGACAATTTCAAGGTGCGCGATTTCCGCATGCTGATCGATGGCGTGTGGACGGAAGGTTCCGGCAACGCGCTCGAACGCGTGGCCCCCGGCCATGGCGTCGTCGTCAGCCGCTATCCGGCCGGCACGAAGGCCGATGCCGAGCGCGCCATCGCCGCTGCCCGCAAAGCCTTCGATGACGGCCCGTGGCCGCGCATGACCGGCGCGGAGCGATCCAACATCCTGCTGAAGGCCGCCGATCTCATCGCCGCGAAGGCCGACGAGCTTGCCTTCCTCGACTGCATCGAAAGCGGCAAGCCGATCAGCCAGGCCAAGGGCGAGCTTGGCGGCGCGGCCGATATCTGGCGCTATGCGGCGGCCCTTGCCCGCGACCTGCACGGCGAGAGCTACAACACGCTCGGCGAAGGCACGCTCGGCGTCGTACTGCGCGAGGCGATCGGCGTCGTCTCGATCATCACGCCCTGGAACTTCCCTTTCTTGATCGTAAGCCAGAAGTTACCCTTCGCGCTCGCCGCCGGCTGCACGACGGTCGTAAAGCCATCGGAACTGACCTCCGGTTCAACGCTGCTTCTCGGCGAAATCCTCATCGAGGCCGGCGTGCCGGCGGGCGTCGTCAACATCGTCACTGGCACCGGCCCGGAGGTCGGCGCGCCGATGACGACGCATCCCGATGTCGACATGGTCTCCTTCACCGGCTCCACCGGCGTCGGCCGCCTGACCATGGCGAATGCCGCCCAGACGCTGAAGAAGGTGTCGCTGGAACTTGGCGGCAAAAACCCGCAGATCGTCTTCCCCGACGCCAATCTCGACGAATTCATCGACGCCGCCGTCTTCGGCGCCTATTTCAACGCCGGCGAATGCTGCAATGCCGGCTCGCGGCTGATCCTGCACAAATCCATCGCGGCGGAGGTGACCGCGCGCGTGGCGGAACTCGCAAAGAAGGTGAAGGTCGGCGATCCGCTCGATCCGACGACGCAGGTCGGCGCGATCATCACGCCGCAGCATCTCGAAAAGATCGGCTCCTATGTCGATGGCGCGGCGAAGGCCGGCGCATCCGTCGCGCTCGGCGGGGCGGCGCTCGATCTCGGCCTCGGCCAGTTCATGGCCCCGACGATCCTTTCCGGCGTGAAGCCGGACATGGCGGTCGCCCGCGAAGAAGTCTTCGGCCCGGTCCTCTCCGTGCTGACCTTCGAGACGACGGACGAGGCGATCCGCATCGCCAACGCCATCGACTATGGCCTTTCGGCCGGCGTCTGGAGCCGCGATTTCGATACGTGCCTGTCCATCGGCCGCAAGGTGCGCGCCGGCACGATCTGGATGAACACCTTCATGGACGGCGCGTCGGAGCTGCCCTTCGGCGGCTACCGCCAGTCCGGCCTCGGCCGCGAACTCGGCCGCCATGCCGTGGAGGACTATACGGAGACCAAGACGCTCAACATGCATATGGGCGTGCGCACCGGCTGGTGGATGCCGCGATGA